The region TAATGGCCAAACGCAGTGAGAAGACCGGGGATACTTGTCGGGCCAATGGCGGGTAGATTGTCGCGTAGAGCGGGTCTAAATCCTACGGCCGTTTCGAGGATCTCAAGCTCGTAAATACCGGGAACTGCTCGAAAGGCGTGCCAAAGCAGTTCCATGCTGTGCCCTGCCAGCGGGGTATGATCAAAGCCGGCCTCCTCCATAGAGGCGCCGAGGTAAAGGACACCGTTTTCACGCGGGATCATATAAACGTCAGGAGTTCGAATCACGTGATTGATGAGTTGAGGTCCCTTAAGGCGAACATATTGGCCGCGAACGGGGCGAAGTGGCATGTGCGCGAGGGCTCCGATTTCGTGGCTCCAGGCGCCATCGGCGGACACAACCCAGGGTGATTCGATGCGGTCGTAGAGTGGGTGCTCTTCTAGAAGAACACCGGATGCGATTCCTGATGTTTGTTCAAGCTCAAGTTTGCCCGAATACGGGATGAAGAGTGTTCCTGAGTTTTGGTTCGCTTTTAGGAGCGCTTTATTCAGGAGGGCGGGGTTCACCTGGTGATCGTCTGAGGCCAGTAAGCCGCCGCATTGCCTGGGCGAGAGGTTGGGCTCAATTTGTTTAAGTGCCTGGGGTTGAATCCATTTGGTATGAAGCCCCCTTGCCCGTTGAGCCTCTCCGAGTTGCTCCAGCTCGCCAACATGGTCTCGGGTGAGAGCAATCATAAGCGTTCCATCGGTTTGGTAACCCGCTTTGAGCCCGCTGAGAGATTCCACTTTTTGGATAAACTCTGGATAGATCCGGCAGCTCTCGTTGGCCAGATTGATAAGACTTTGTTCGCTGTCGAAGGCCTCTCCGGCCGGGGAAAGCATACCACCGGCTGCAGGACTCCCGGCACCCATACGCGGTTTTTGGAGCACAGCCACGCGAAGCCCTACACTTCTTGCCTCCAGTGCAATCGATTGGCCAATGATGCCGCTACCAATAACGGTAACGTCTGCTTGAAGTACCCGGGTTGTCATTGCTGTGCCGCTTGACTGAGAAATCCTCTAATGGCGCTTCGGTATTCGCGTGCGGCTTTTTCTGGGTCATTTTGAAGAACAACACCAGAGATGACCGCGACACCATGGGCGCCCGCTTCTAATACAGCGCCTACTTGGTCTGCGGAGATACTGCCAATGGCAATCACTGGAAATGGACTTTTTGTGACCATGGCGCGCAGTCCATCAATTCCGAGGGTGGGTGAAGGGTTATCTTTTGACTGGGTTCCAAACACCGGGCCCACCCCAATGTAGTCGATGGGAGCATCTAAAAGTTTATCAAGCATCTCCAAGTTGTTAGCAGTGGCTCCAATGATTCTATCAGGACCAACGATAGCTCGGGCGACTTCGGGAGCGATGTCGTTAGGGCCGATATGAAGTCCGGAGTGGGCGGCCCGTGCTAAATCGCTTCGGTCATTCACCACAAGGCGGCAGCAGGTGTCTTGAAGCACTTGGGCCATCTTTTCGATGGATTTGAGCTGCGTTTGGGTGCTTTGGTTTCGCTTTTCGCGATACTGGACTACATCTGCACCGCCGCGGGCGGCCAGCTTAGCAATCTCAGCATGAGAATATTGGGTCTGCAGCGTTTCAGTTGTAATAACATGAAGCCGACCGACCTTGTTGAGGTCGGATGGTGTGGTCGCGCCGTTTTGAGTCATCGCTTCAACCCCCCAAGGCCTTGGACCCGTTAGACTTGAACTGCAAATTTGCGCAAGACATCGTTGAGCGATGTTTTACGGTCGGTGCTTTCTTGTCGCTCTCCGATAATCAATGCGCATGGAAGATTGTAGGTTCCCGAAGGGAACTCTTTAGCGCGGGTACCAGGAATGACCACGCTGCGGGCTGGCACTTTTCCTTTATGGATGACTTCGGTCTCACCTGTAACATCAATGATTGGGGTAGACGCGGTAAGCGTTACGCCGGCGCCGATAACGGCTTCTGAGCCAATATGAACACCCTCTACCACGATGCAACGTGAACCAATAAAAGCGT is a window of Deltaproteobacteria bacterium DNA encoding:
- the thiE gene encoding thiamine phosphate synthase, with translation MTQNGATTPSDLNKVGRLHVITTETLQTQYSHAEIAKLAARGGADVVQYREKRNQSTQTQLKSIEKMAQVLQDTCCRLVVNDRSDLARAAHSGLHIGPNDIAPEVARAIVGPDRIIGATANNLEMLDKLLDAPIDYIGVGPVFGTQSKDNPSPTLGIDGLRAMVTKSPFPVIAIGSISADQVGAVLEAGAHGVAVISGVVLQNDPEKAAREYRSAIRGFLSQAAQQ
- the thiO gene encoding glycine oxidase ThiO — its product is MTTRVLQADVTVIGSGIIGQSIALEARSVGLRVAVLQKPRMGAGSPAAGGMLSPAGEAFDSEQSLINLANESCRIYPEFIQKVESLSGLKAGYQTDGTLMIALTRDHVGELEQLGEAQRARGLHTKWIQPQALKQIEPNLSPRQCGGLLASDDHQVNPALLNKALLKANQNSGTLFIPYSGKLELEQTSGIASGVLLEEHPLYDRIESPWVVSADGAWSHEIGALAHMPLRPVRGQYVRLKGPQLINHVIRTPDVYMIPRENGVLYLGASMEEAGFDHTPLAGHSMELLWHAFRAVPGIYELEILETAVGFRPALRDNLPAIGPTSIPGLLTAFGHYRHGMMLAPITAAAILEILQSNRVPELLSALSPTRFNDESST